One window of Romeriopsis navalis LEGE 11480 genomic DNA carries:
- a CDS encoding excalibur calcium-binding domain-containing protein, translated as MLPKPLFRQYLDACRDTKSLYLKAEQRAKKRRLGYWNQRNPIMPSVFRRQRSNPRRTQGTMSTQGYVAGTCKELRRMGLSRFTPGDTNYTRGRDRDNDGIACE; from the coding sequence ATGCTACCCAAACCCCTATTTCGGCAATACCTTGATGCCTGTCGCGATACGAAATCGCTATATCTCAAGGCTGAACAACGGGCAAAGAAGCGGCGGCTTGGGTATTGGAATCAGCGTAATCCAATCATGCCGTCTGTGTTCAGGCGGCAACGTAGCAACCCTAGGCGAACCCAAGGAACGATGTCTACTCAAGGGTATGTTGCTGGCACGTGTAAAGAGTTGCGACGAATGGGATTAAGTCGCTTTACACCGGGCGATACGAACTACACGCGCGGGCGAGATCGGGACAATGACGGAATTGCTTGTGAATAG